CCCGAAGGTCTCCGCGCCGTAGTACGCGCTCGTCGGCACCACCCCGACCGCCGTCGCGACCGCCGCCCGCGACCACCTCGCCGCCGGGTCGCGCCCGACGAGCAGGGCCAGCCCGACGAGCAGGAAGGCGCCGACCGCGAACAGGTGCGCCACCACCCAGGCGCCCGTGCCCATCACCCGCAGGCCCTCGACCGTCGTCTCGTCCGAGTACGGCCGCACCACCGGGTACAGCAGGAACAGGACCCCGGCGATCCCGAAACCCCCGGTCACGACCCACCGTTCGGCCGTCCTCAACCCGTCCACCACGCCTCCGAGAGCACTGTTCGTTTTAGAGAGCGCCGCTCTCTCGCGGGTCATGCTGCACTCGATCGGGGGTCGCAGTCAAGAGCAGTGCTCTCTTTTGTTGTCGCCGCTCTCGGGATGGGTGATCATGGACCACATGACCGGCACACCGAGGCAGCGGGCGCGCGCCCAGGCGATCGAGGACATCAAGCGGATCGCCCGCGACCAAGTGGCGCGCGAGGGAGGCGCCGCGCTGTCGCTCCGGGCGATCGCCCGGGAACTCGGCATCGTCTCGTCGGCGGTGTACCGGTACGTGCCGAGCCGCGACGAGCTGCTGACCATGCTGATCGTCGACGCCTACAACTCGCTGGGCGACGCGGTGGAGGCCGCCGAAGCCCGGGTGGACCGGGCGGACCGGCGCGGCCGGTGGACGGCGATCGGCACGGCGGTGCGCGAGTGGGCCGTCGCGCGGCCCGCGGAGTACGCGCTGCTCTACGGCAGCCCCGTCCCCGGCTACGAGGCGCCCCCGGAGCGCACCGGCGCGCCCGGCACCCGCGTGTCGATGCTCCTGCTGGCCCTGGTCGAGGAGACGAGCGGGCACGCGGGCCGCTCGAAGACCATCCCCGGACCGCTCGGCGCGGACTTCGCGCACCTGCGCCACGACCTGGACCTGACCGCGAGCGACGACCTGCTCGCCCGGGCCTTCCTCGCGTGGTCGTCCCTGTTCGGCCTGATCGGCTTCGAGCTGTTCGGCCAGTTCAACGGCAGCATCACCGCTCCCGCCGCCCACTTCGAGCACCAACTGGGCCGCCTGGCCGACCTCCTGCAACTCTGAGGCGGACACCCCGAAACGGCGACGCGCCACCCGCGCGCGCCGCTACCGTGGTCCGATGCTGCTGCAGTCCGCGATCATCGCGGTGGGGGCGGTCTACGTGATCGCGGGCATGATCAGCCGGCGGGTGCAGCCCCGCAACCGGATCGGGGTCCTCCTCGTCCTGGTCGGCGCGTCCTGGTGGCTGGACTACACGACGGTCGTCACCGATCCGCTCCCGCTCGTCCTGGTGGCGAAGGTCTGGCCCGCCGTCCTCGGGCACGCGGTGGTCGCGTTCCCCACCGGCAGGCTGCGCACCGTTCCCCGACGGCTCGTGGTCGCCGCCGGGTACGCCGAGGCGGCGGCGCTGACCGCCGGCCTCCACCACTGGGCGGACTTCGCGTGGGCGCAGGCGCTACTGGACCTGGAGGTGCCGACCACCGCCGTCATCGGGTTCGCCATGCTCGCCCTCCAGGTCCACCGCTGGACGGTGAGCAGCCTGGCGCAGCGCCGCACCCTCACCGCCGTGCTCGGCGCGAGCGTCGTGGCGGTCGTCGTCTTCGCGATGTGGGAACCGGTCGAGCGCGCGGGCCTGAACCCGCCGGTCGCGGCGTTGACGCTCGCGCTCAGCGGCATCCCCGTCGCCTACCTGGCGGGCCTGCTGCGGCGGCACGTGGACCGCGGCGGCGTGGCCGACCTGGTGGTGCGGCTCAGCGGCGACAGCAGGCCGGCCGGCGTGCAGGAGGCGTTGGCGTCCGCCCTGAACGACCCGGGCCTGCGGGTCGCCTACTGGGTGGCCGCGCAGGAGCGGTACGTCGACGCCGACGGCCGGCCGGTCGCGCCGGACACCGCGCACACCAGGGTCGACCGCGGCGGCACACCGGTCGCCGTCGTGCTGCACGACGTCGGTCTGGACGTCGAGCTGGTCGACGCCGCGTGCGCCGCGGTCGGCCTGGCGCTGGAGAACGAACGGCTCACCGCCGAGCTGCGCGCGAAGGTGCGGCAGCTGGCCGACTCGCGCGCGCGGCTCGTCAAGGCGGGCGAGGACGAGCGGCGCCGGCTGGAGCGCGACCTGCACGACGGCGTGCAGCAGCGGCTGCTCAGCGCGGCCATGACGCTCGGCCTGGCCGAGACCGTGCCGCCGGACCGGGGCCGGGTGCTGGCCGCCGAGGCCAAGCAGGCGGTCCTCGCCACGATCGACGACGTGCGCGCGGTGTGCCACGGCATCCACCCGCCGGTGCTGACCGAGCGGGGCCTGCACGGCGCGGTGCGCGAGCTGGCCGCGTCGGCCGAGCCGCGGGCGGAACTGGTGCTGGACCTGCCGGACGACGTGCCGCCGCAGGTCGAGACGACGGCCTACTACGTGGTGGCCGAGGCGCTGGCGAACGTCGCCAAGCACGCCGAGGCGTCCCGCACGACGGTGGCGATCACCGCGGGCGGCGGCCGGCTGGTGGTGCTGGTGGAGGACGACGGGCGGGGCGGGGCGGACCCGGGCGGGGGCACGGGACTGCGCGGCCTCGGCGACCGGGTCGAGGCGAACGGGGGGACGATGCGGGTGGTCAGCGACGTGGGCGGCGGCACGAGTGTGCGGGTGGAGCTGCCGTGCGGGTCGTGATCGCGGAGGACTCGACGCTGCTGCGCGAGGGCCTGACGCGGCTGCTCGCCGAGGCGGGCCTGGACGTGGTGGCGGCCGTGGAGGACGCGTCGGCGCTGCTGGCCGAGGTGGACCGGCACCGGCCGGACGTGGCCGTGGTGGACATCCGGATGCCGCCGACGCACACCGACGAGGGCCTGCGCGCCGCCCTGGTGCTGCGCCGCCAGTACCCGACGACGGGCGTGCTCGTGCTGTCCCAGTACGTCCGGGTCAGCTACGCCGCCGAGCTGCTGGACGCGGGCGCGGACGGCGTCGGCTACCTGCTCAAGGACCGGGTGTCGGACCTCGCCGAGTTTACCGGCGCGGTCCGCCGCGTCGGCTCGGGCGGCTCGGCGTTCGACCCGGAGGTGGTCAGCAGGCTGCTGGCGCGCAGGCGCGACGACAACGACGACCGGTTGACCGACCGGGAGCGCGCGGTGCTGGCGCTGATGGCGGAGGGCCGCACCAACCAGGCCATCGCGCGGCGGCTGTTCATCGCCGAGCGGACCGTGGAGAAGCACTGCACCGGCATCTTCGCCAAGCTGGACCTGACTGCGAGCCCGCACGACCACCGGCGCGTGCTCGCCGTGCTGAGGTACCTCAACGCGTGACGTGGTGCGGGAAACCGCACCACGGGGTGGGGGTGGCACGATTCCGCGCCGCCCCGCCACCCGCGAGGCTCCGGTCATGCTGACAGAAGAAGCGCCGTCGCGACCCCGCGCGGGCTACCGCACGGACCTGATCACGGTGCTGCTGGGGACGTGGTTCTCCGGCGGGCTGTTCCTCGACGCGTGGGCGCACTCGAACGTGCCCGAGCTGGAGACGTTCTTCACGCCGTGGCACGCGGTGTTCTACTCCGGGTTCGCGGCGACCGGCGCGTGGATCTGCTGGGTGGTCTGGCGCAACCACCAGTCCGGCGCCCGCGGCCTCCGGGCCGTCCCGGTGGGGTACGGCCCCGCCGTGGTGGCGCTGCCGATCTTCGCCGTCTGCGGGGCGGGCGACTACCTGTGGCACACGTTCCTCGGCATCGAGCAGGGCATCGACATCCTGTTCAGCCCGACGCACCTGGGCCTCATCACCTCCATGATCATGATCCTGACGACGCCGCTGCGCACCGCGTGGGCCGACCGGGACGTGGTCGCGCCGACGTTCGCCCGGTTCCTGCCCGCCGCGCTCTCGCTGGCGTTCACCGCGTCGCTCGTGCTGCTGTTCGCCCAGTACGCCGACGCCACGGTCTACTCCGCCGAGCGGATCGTGGAAGCGTTCTCGTTCGACCAGGCCGACGGCGGTTCCGGGCCGGCCAACCGGCTCGCCGCGTCGATCGTGGTCACCAACCTGGTCCTGGTGCTGCCGCTGCTGCTCGCGGCACGCCGGTTCCGGCTCCCCTTCGGCACGGCCACGCTGCTGTCCGTCGTGATCGTGCTGCTCGCCACCGCGGTCGCGAACTACGAGAACCTGAGCACCGCCATCGGCTTCGTGCTGGCGGGCCTCGTGATCGACGTGCTGGCGGTGCGGCTGCGGCCCGCCGAGGACCGGCTCGCGCACTACCGGGCCTTCGGCGCGCTGGCCTCGTTCACCACGTGGGCGCTGTACTTCGCGGTCGCCTCGATCGACCAGGGCGCGGTGCCGACCGTCACCGAGATGTGGACCGGGGCGCCGGTCGTGGCCGCGCTGCACGGCCTGCTCATGGCCGTCGTGCTCGTCCCGACGCGGCGTTGACCGGGCGGGGGGCGGGACCGGCCGCCCTGGTCCTCGCGCTTGCGCTCACGCTCGCCACCACCACCCCGGCGCACGCCCACGCCGGCGGCCTCACCCCGCAGGACCACCTGAGCCGGGTGACCGCGATCGACCCGCCGCTACCCGGCGTCACGGCCCGCACCGTCAACCACGGCACGCAGCTTGAGGTCCGCAACGACGGCGGCGCACCGGTCGTCGTCGCCGGCCACGAGGTGCGGCCGGGGGAGGTCCACCGCTTCCGCGACGAGCGCACCACCGCGCCGGCGTGGGAGGTCCCGATCGGCGCGTCCGTCATCCGCGGCCGGGTCGACACCGTTCCCGGCCCGAACCCGGTGTGGTGGCTGCTGGGTTGCCTCGCCCTGGCCGTCGCCGGCTGGGCGCTGGGCCGGCGGCGGCACCTGCTCGCGGTGGGCGTGGTCGTGGTGACCGGCGCGCACGCGTGGCACGCCGTCGGCTCGACCCTCGCGGTCACCGGCGGGTCGTTCGCGCCGCTGCTGCTCGGCGCGAGCGGCGTGGGACTGGTGGCGTGGCCGCTGGCGGTCCTCGCCGTCGTGGCGGCGGCGCGGCGCAGACCGGCCGCCGCGTTCGCGTCCGCCGTGGTCGGCGCGATGCTCGTGGTGGCGGGCATCCCCGACGTCGACAGCTTCCGCTTCTCCCAGCTGCCGTTCGCCGGTCCGGCCGACCTCGACCGGCTGCTGGTGGCGCTGGTGCTCGGCGGCGGCCTCGGGCTCGCCGCGGGCGGGTTCGACCACATGAGAAGGGAAACGCCCCGGTGATCCGCGTCCTGCTGCTCTCCCTGCTCCTCCTCGCCGGGTGCGCCCCCGAGCCGGCGGTGCCGCCCGCCGGACCGCTGGTGCTGCGGCTGTCCGCCGACCGGGCGTCGCCGCAGCGCGTGGAGGCGGCGCGCGGGCAGGTCGTGCGCCTGACCGTCACCAGCGACGAGCCGGTGGACGTGCACGTGCACGGCGTCGACGTGCTCGCGAAGGCCGACCGGGAGAAGGCGGCCGAGCTGGAGTTCACCGTGGACGAACCCGGCACGTACGACGTGGAGGCCCACCCCGACACGCTGCTGGTGCGGCTGGTGGTGCGGTGACCGCCCTCGCCCACGGCGTCGGCGCGCGGCACGACCTGCCGCTGCCCCTGGACCTGGTGCTCCAGGGCGCGGCGGTGGCGCTGCTCGCCTCCTTCCTCGCGCTCGGTCTGCTGTGGACGGAACCGAGGTTCACGCCGGCCGGACCGGGACCGGGGCGCGACCGGTGGCCGGTCGGGGCGGCGGTGGCGGTCGGGCTGGTGCTGGTGCCGGGACCGGCGTGGCCCCACCTGGTGTTCGTGCTGCTCTGGGTCGGCGTGCCGGTGCTGTCGGTGCTGCTGGGGCCGGTGTGGCGGGTGCTCAACCCGCTGCGGCTGGTCATCCCCGTGTCCCGCGGCCGGCCCTACCCCGAACGGCTCGGGCACTGGCCCGCCGCGCTCGGCCTGCTCGCCTTCACCTGGGTCGAGCTGGTCGAACCGGGCGCCCTGCCGTGGTTCCTGGTCGCGTACGCGGCGGTGAACCTCGCGGGCGGGTTCGCGTTCGGCCGCACGTGGTTCGAGCGCGCCGACGGGTTCGAGGTGTTCTCCACGCTGGTCGGCAGGCTGTCACCGTTGCGCGGCAACCCCTTCCGGGCGCTCGCCGCCACCCCCGTGCGGCCGGGGCTGGTGGCCGTGGTCGCGGTGCTGCTCGGCTCGACCGCGTTCGACAGCGTCGGCTCGACCCCGGCGTGGGAGCGGCTCGGCGTGCCCGACGCGGCGGGGCTCGTGGCGACCACCGCCCTCGTCGCGGGCAGCTACCTGCTCGCCTGCCGGGCGTTCGGCGGGGAGCTGGCGCACTCGCTCGTGCCGATCGTCGCCGGGTACGTGGTGGCGCACTACGCGTCGTTGCTCGTCGTGGAGGGCCAGCGGGCGGTCGCCCTGCTCGTCGGCGCGGACGGCTTCACCCCGTCCACCGCCCTCGCGGCACCGACCCTGGTGGCGTCGGTGCAGGTGGGTGCGGTGCTGGCCGGGCACCTGCTGGCCGTCGTGTCCGCGCACGACCGGGCACTGCGGCTGCTGCCGGAGCGGCGGCACCTCACCGGGCAGGTGCCGCTGCTCGTGCTGATGGTCGGCTACACGGCGGGCGGGCTCGCGCTGCTGTTCGCGGGCTGAGCGCCCGACGGGCACCGGTCGCCACCCTGCGTCGCGGCCGGTGTCCCCCTTTCGGATTAGTTCACTAGTGCAGCACGCAGTCTTGGGCCGCATTCGTGCGGACCAGTGTCCCTCGTCCGAGTGGTCCGAACCGATGGTGTCACCTGGAGGTTTGGTATTCGGGGGCACAAGGATGAATCACCTTGTCGGGACTGTAATTGGATCACTACGTTTCGTAGCGTGGAATTCGCGGGTTTGTGGAATGCGGTTCGAAACGTGAGAGGGCGCGCATGAACATCTACCTCACAGGTCTGCTGTGGGTGGGTGGTGCGGTCGTCGTCACGGCGTTGCTCGCCTTCCTCATCCGCAAGTACGGCAAGGGCGACGACGACATCCGCGACGCCAACAACGAGGCGTCCGGCGGGGTCTTCACGATCGTCGCCGGCCTGCACGCCGTGCTGGTCGCCTTCATCCTCATCGCCCTGTTCGACACCGTGGCGGACGCCGAGACCGCCTCCTACACCGAGGCGGACGGCCTGGTCGCCGCCACCTGGGCGGGCGAGGCCATCTCACCGGAGGTCGGCGACGAGGTCCGGTCCCTCTCGCGCGCCTACTCGATCACCGTCATCAACGACGAGTGGCCCGCGATGCGCGAGGGCGAGGAGTCGTCCGACACCGGCTGGGACCAGCTCGACCGGCTGCGCAAGGTGGTGGCCGAAGCCCCCGCCGAGGACTCGTGGCGCGCCGACCGCAAGACCGAGGCCGCCAACCAGCTGTGGCACGTCTACCAGGCCAGGCAGGAGCGCCTCGACGCGGCGAGCGGAGGGGTCAGCGCGGTCATGTGGTTCGTGCTCGGCATCGGCACGGTGCTCGCCGTCTTCCTGCCCCTGTTGTTCGGCAGCGCCCGGACGATGCGCACGCACATCATCATCACCTGCACCCTGGCGGCCACCCTCACGCTGCTGCTGTACGCGACCTACCAGCTCCAGAACCCGTTCGCCGGCGGCGCGGACGTGACCCCGGAGGCGTTCCAGGCCGCTGTGGCGCGATTCGGATGATCGAGCTCCTCGCCCAGGTCGCCTGCACCACCCTCCAGGTGGAGGCGAACCGCGGCCCGTCCTCGGTGTTCGAAGTCCGCTTCCCCGAGGGCACCGCGACGAACCTGGGCGCGCTCGACCGGCGGGTCAACGCGATCGGCTACTCCCACGCGCAGAACCTCGTGTACGGCGTGGACGACGACGGCCGGCTGATCGCGCTCGACCGCACCGGCCGCCTCGTCGGCACCCCCTCGCACGCCTCGCCCCTGCTGCGGCACGCGGTGGCGGGCGCCGTGGTCGGCGAGCGGCTGGTGGTGCGCATCGGGCACGCGCTGTTCTCCGTGGGCATCGCGCCCGGCCCGTCCTTCGGCAGGGTCGTGCACGAGGCCGTGATGTGGCCCCCCACCGCCGCCACGGTCGACGACTTCGACCTCAACGCCGCCGACGGCCTCCTCTACGGGGTGGCGACCAACTGGTACGGCCACGGCGTGGTGGTCACGATCGACCCGGACAGCGGCCGGGTGCGCAAGGTTCCCGGCGTCGGCGCGCTGCCCGGCGGCCACGGCTACGGTGCCGTGACGCTGAGCCCCGACGGCTCCCTCTACGCCACGAACAACCGGCACGACGGCCACAGCGTCCTCTACCGGGTGGCCCTGGACGGCTCGGGCGTGGTCACCGAGATCTCCTCCCGGCAGACGTTGCGGACCATCGACTCGTCCGGCTGCCTGTTCGTGCCGCCGCCCGTGGTGGACCCTCCCGAACCGACCCCCGAGCCCACGCCGGAACCGACCCCCGAACCGACCCCCGAACCGACGCCTCAGCCGACCCCGGAACCGACTCCCGGCCCGACCCCGGAACCGACCACGACCGCGCCGCAGGTGCCGCCGGCACCGCCGGTGGTGCCGCCCGTCGTGCCCGAGCCCGTCGTGCCACCACGCCCCGCCACCGCCACGACGCCGCTGACACCCGCGCCGAGCACCACCGCCCCGCAGCGCACGACGCCCGCGCCCGGACCCACGCCCCCGTCGCCCAC
This region of Saccharothrix longispora genomic DNA includes:
- a CDS encoding sensor histidine kinase, giving the protein MLLQSAIIAVGAVYVIAGMISRRVQPRNRIGVLLVLVGASWWLDYTTVVTDPLPLVLVAKVWPAVLGHAVVAFPTGRLRTVPRRLVVAAGYAEAAALTAGLHHWADFAWAQALLDLEVPTTAVIGFAMLALQVHRWTVSSLAQRRTLTAVLGASVVAVVVFAMWEPVERAGLNPPVAALTLALSGIPVAYLAGLLRRHVDRGGVADLVVRLSGDSRPAGVQEALASALNDPGLRVAYWVAAQERYVDADGRPVAPDTAHTRVDRGGTPVAVVLHDVGLDVELVDAACAAVGLALENERLTAELRAKVRQLADSRARLVKAGEDERRRLERDLHDGVQQRLLSAAMTLGLAETVPPDRGRVLAAEAKQAVLATIDDVRAVCHGIHPPVLTERGLHGAVRELAASAEPRAELVLDLPDDVPPQVETTAYYVVAEALANVAKHAEASRTTVAITAGGGRLVVLVEDDGRGGADPGGGTGLRGLGDRVEANGGTMRVVSDVGGGTSVRVELPCGS
- a CDS encoding bestrophin-like domain produces the protein MNIYLTGLLWVGGAVVVTALLAFLIRKYGKGDDDIRDANNEASGGVFTIVAGLHAVLVAFILIALFDTVADAETASYTEADGLVAATWAGEAISPEVGDEVRSLSRAYSITVINDEWPAMREGEESSDTGWDQLDRLRKVVAEAPAEDSWRADRKTEAANQLWHVYQARQERLDAASGGVSAVMWFVLGIGTVLAVFLPLLFGSARTMRTHIIITCTLAATLTLLLYATYQLQNPFAGGADVTPEAFQAAVARFG
- a CDS encoding response regulator transcription factor, which encodes MRVVIAEDSTLLREGLTRLLAEAGLDVVAAVEDASALLAEVDRHRPDVAVVDIRMPPTHTDEGLRAALVLRRQYPTTGVLVLSQYVRVSYAAELLDAGADGVGYLLKDRVSDLAEFTGAVRRVGSGGSAFDPEVVSRLLARRRDDNDDRLTDRERAVLALMAEGRTNQAIARRLFIAERTVEKHCTGIFAKLDLTASPHDHRRVLAVLRYLNA
- a CDS encoding TetR/AcrR family transcriptional regulator, giving the protein MTGTPRQRARAQAIEDIKRIARDQVAREGGAALSLRAIARELGIVSSAVYRYVPSRDELLTMLIVDAYNSLGDAVEAAEARVDRADRRGRWTAIGTAVREWAVARPAEYALLYGSPVPGYEAPPERTGAPGTRVSMLLLALVEETSGHAGRSKTIPGPLGADFAHLRHDLDLTASDDLLARAFLAWSSLFGLIGFELFGQFNGSITAPAAHFEHQLGRLADLLQL
- a CDS encoding DUF6923 family protein — its product is MIELLAQVACTTLQVEANRGPSSVFEVRFPEGTATNLGALDRRVNAIGYSHAQNLVYGVDDDGRLIALDRTGRLVGTPSHASPLLRHAVAGAVVGERLVVRIGHALFSVGIAPGPSFGRVVHEAVMWPPTAATVDDFDLNAADGLLYGVATNWYGHGVVVTIDPDSGRVRKVPGVGALPGGHGYGAVTLSPDGSLYATNNRHDGHSVLYRVALDGSGVVTEISSRQTLRTIDSSGCLFVPPPVVDPPEPTPEPTPEPTPEPTPEPTPQPTPEPTPGPTPEPTTTAPQVPPAPPVVPPVVPEPVVPPRPATATTPLTPAPSTTAPQRTTPAPGPTPPSPTTSIRMPDRQGGALAAEDNTVRDQRRWGMVALLLIVGMGAVAGHAARRH